In Zingiber officinale cultivar Zhangliang chromosome 1A, Zo_v1.1, whole genome shotgun sequence, the DNA window TTTCTTCTCGTCCCTACCACCTTCTGACCCGAACTGGAGAAAGAAATTCTTCTTCATTCAATTTCCCCATGAGGTGGAGTGGCCCTTGCGATGGCAATCATCACTTCCCCACTCTCCAGAACTGGGGGAATTTCATTTGGATACCTCCTACATAGATGCCTCGTCTCGTTTAGCAGGTTGGCATCTGAACTTGACCCGTCTATTATCTGAAGAATTACTATCCTATTTTCGCCTGAGTTTTCTTACTCCTGAGACGTCTCGTTCCTTGGGTAAGCTTTTCTTTCCGTTCTATTACCACTTCATAAGCATTTTGTTTTTCTTAATGTAGCTAATCTCCTACTCTATCTTGTGCAGCTGAAGTCTTAACTCGCGCTTCGGAGGTTCAGCCTCTTCCTCTGAGTGACATGGAAATAATGAGACGTGGCCGAGTCATTTTGCAAAGAAGATCACTACCCCATTCATCTTCGACCTCTGTCGGTGGGACCTTCCTTGTAAATCTTTCCCCTCGTCCTTCCCTCAGAGGATCTTCCATTGTCCGACCGGTCTCCTTCGCTCATCCTACTCGTCCCAGGACTGCACGACCACCCCGGCCTGCCGACCTTGTTCATCCCCAACCTGCCGCTACAACCCGGCCAGCCATCCCGACGCCTCTCCAGTCTATTAATCCTCCCCGACCGACTTATATCCCTAATCGCGGCCTCGGTCGAAGATTTGCTAATGTCACCTATGCAAGCCCGGCCTTCAGAGAGGCTTCTCGCGAGGCTCGCTAGGCCCGCTCTGCAAATGACCGCCTGAGCCAGGATGCCCCTTCTTCTTCTAGATGCAGGGCTCGGCCACCTCCCGATGATTCGGATTCAGACGACCAGCCGTTGGCTCAGAGACTGCGACGCCGAGCCCCTCATCCTGTACCAGACTCAAGCCCGTCCACTATCCCTTCTACTTCACCTCCTGCGGCGGtcgctcctcctcctccgcctcctTCTGTAACCCCGACTCCCGTCCCGCGCCAGGCCTATGTTTCGCCTAATCCTTCCATGGCTCCAGTTGAGCCTCCGCCAGCTCAACCTTCTCCGCCCGAAGTTCAGGTTGATCCCCCTCTGGTTCAACCTTCCACTTCGCAACAAACTCCCAGTACCGAAGCTAGCCCCTCGCGGCGTCCTCCGCCAGCTGCCTCACCGCCAGAGCCGTCTACTATGCCCCCTTTGGCTCCTTCTGGATCAACCACTGGACCTTCTAGCTCAGCTGCAGGACCTTCCTAGCCACCGCCGCTTACTCATCATTGTTATTGTACCACTATCCCTTCTGAAGAGGGGTTATGGTCACGACAGGATGTTCCCACCAGTTCCCTCAAGATGAAAGGTCGTTTGGCCACTTTATGGGAAGAGAGCGTGCAGTAGCTGGACTCTTTGCCCCCCCTGCTCAGATGGACAAATTCTCAGAGTTGTATATCAAGGTAAACTTCGATGATCTCCCAACTGTTGTCTTTCCCGTTCTTATGATATTTCCTGTATGTCCCAGGCCTGTGCAGAGTCCCTAGTAATAAACAATTCCTTCCACGCCGTCTACCATCAGAATAAGATGTTGCGGGTAAGGGTGGCAATTTGAT includes these proteins:
- the LOC122039054 gene encoding protein TRACHEARY ELEMENT DIFFERENTIATION-RELATED 7A-like, which gives rise to MAIITSPLSRTGGISFGYLLHRCLVSFSRCRARPPPDDSDSDDQPLAQRLRRRAPHPVPDSSPSTIPSTSPPAAVAPPPPPPSVTPTPVPRQAYVSPNPSMAPVEPPPAQPSPPEVQVDPPLVQPSTSQQTPSTEASPSRRPPPAASPPEPSTMPPLAPSGSTTGPSSSAAGPS